The genomic segment AAAGTTCTCGTATGGGAACAGATAAAGCTTTATTAAAACTTGATAACAAACCTTTACTAAGGATTATCTGTGAGAGAATTCAAGATTTAGCCACAGAGATATATATAGTAACCCCTTGGCTAGAAAAATATCAGTCAATTGTACCAACAAATTGTCAAATAATTAAAGAATTATTCCCCCATAATGGACCAATGGTAGCTTTCAGTCAAGGATTAAGAGAAGTTAACACAGAATGGGTGTTATTATTAGCTTGTGATTTAGTTTGTTTAGAAACAGAAGCGATCGCCAATTGGAGTAGTTTATTATCCCAGA from the Gloeocapsa sp. DLM2.Bin57 genome contains:
- a CDS encoding molybdenum cofactor guanylyltransferase → MKEIFSCIILAGGKSSRMGTDKALLKLDNKPLLRIICERIQDLATEIYIVTPWLEKYQSIVPTNCQIIKELFPHNGPMVAFSQGLREVNTEWVLLLACDLVCLETEAIANWSSLLSQTPQSAIALLPRHPSKGWEVLCGFYRCTSLPLMEQYINQGGKSLQKWLLTQEVVELPVTNPKILFNCNHKQDWEALLEERGRRGSQV